The uncultured Carboxylicivirga sp. genomic interval GTGGTAATTGTTTTAAAGGTTTTGGTTTTGATGTTGTATTGATACAATTGAACCAAATCTTTGTTGCTGGCAGTGAAATAAACTTCATTAGCCGATTTCCAGATAGCAGAGCCAACCGAAGGATCGAATTTCTTGGTGATCGGATCAGCTTTCTTTGTTATTAAATCATAAATGTAAAGTTGTCCATCGTATGAGTTGGGTTGATGATCGTTTTGTACATCCACGCCTAATTCACCAAAAGTTTCGGGCGATCCACTTACTAGTAATTGGCTTCCGTCGGGCGAGTACTGACATCGGCCGCTGTATAGTTTATCTTTCCAAATGGTATCTAATTGCATTGTTTGCATATTCATTTCAAACAATGTTTGTTTCGAAAAAGGTACCACAGTGTAATCCATTTTACTTGACGAGAATAAAATGCTTGAACCATCTGGTTTAATGTCGTGTAAATTAGTTGATAAATAACCTGTTGTCAGAGGTTGAATAGTTCCGCTTTTCAAGCTTAATTTATACAGAAAGCTTCGGGTGCGGAAATAGGGTAAGCGATCGTCGTTTCCAAAAATACGTTTGTGATGTCCAACCTTATCGGCTTCTTTAATGCGGCTGAAGATAACATAGTCTTCAGTGGGCGACCAGGTAATTCTGCCTAAATCTTCGATGCCTTTTGCAACGACAGTCTCAATTTTGTTAGTAACATCTAACAGGCAGATGCTGGAATAATCACCTTCTTTTCTAATGTATGATATTTTATCGCTGTTGGGTAGCCATTGAGCCAAAGATAAGCCTGCTGTTGGGTAGGAGTAAAGATTTTTTCCTGCAGCAATATCGTAGATTTGCATGCTGCTTTGTCTTTTCCCTGAGCCTGCAATTACATTACCTTCTGAAATAATCAGATATTTACCTGATGGCGATATTTTTGCACTTTGAATATACTCTCCGTCTAAAACATCATTAATGCTAATTTCGCGCTGTTTGTTGGTTGACCAACTTAGTTGAGTGTTGTCACTTTTTGTTGATACCGAAGCGGCGAACTTTAAATTTTTATCAGTACTTAAAACTTTAATTAAAACCTGATGCTTACCATTTGTTAATGTAGCTTCTGTTTTAATGGTTTCATCTGATGTTTTCGAATGAGTTTTAATTTTTTTACCATCCAGATAAATCTCATAAAGTCCATTACTTGATATGTTAATGGAAGCTTTTGTGTATTGATTCGAACTAACAAAACCTTCGAGCCATACCAACTGATTCTCTTTATTTATTGAGGTAAGAGTGCTATCTGTATTAATTGTTGTTGATTTCCACGCATTCAACTTTATCGCTTCAACCGATTCGGCATTTTTTAAAACATCAGCAATATCGAATGGTTTATTGTCAACTGAGTTTTGATTGTCAAATGCAGGTATATACATTTGAGTGATATCCGAAATGTTCCATTGCTTGCAATCTACACTTTTTTGTGCCGAAGCTATCGATGTTATAAGGGGTAGGATAAAAAGAAATACTGTTTTTTTCATGTTAGCATACTTATTCAGTGTGTTTAACTACAAATATAATTGATTTAATGGCGGCAAGGTATGATAAAATGCAGGGTTGTAATATAATTATCTTTCTGGAGGGACGGTAGAAGCATGCATTGTTAATAAAAAGTTTAGATGGATTGTCTTTTAATGATTACTTATGAATTATTTTTGCAAATTCATAAAAACTCTAACATATTTAAAATGAAAAGAAACTTAATTATTTTAATCTGCCTGATTTTTACTTCAGGGGTATTTGCGCAATCTTTCGATACTTCAAAACTAAGAGGGGGTGTAGGGCTGGTTTATGCAAGCGATATCAATAACATAGGTATTACTTTTAACGGTGTATATTCTTTTACCGATCAATGGGAAGGAGCAGTTGGTTTTACCCATATTTTTAAAAAAGATAATGTTCGATATAATGTATTGGATTTTGATGCGCATTATGTTTTTTATAACGAAAACGAGAGCTTTAGTTTATATGGATTAGCTGGTTTAGGTATTACTTTTTGGAAAGTTGAAGGTGGAAATTATTGGGGAGTACCTATTCCTGATGTAACAGGCAGTGATGTTGGTTTGAATTTAGGTGTAGGAGGTAATTATGCTTTAACAGATCGATTAAATTTAGCACCTGAAATTCGCTTTACTATAATGGATGGTTCTTATGCTCGTTTGGGAGCAACAATCCAATATCGATTCTAGATATAATAATCAGTACTTTAGAAGGCATCTGTTTTTTAGCAGGTGCCTTTTTTGTTATTAATTTCTGTATCTAATGTTGCTTGGATCTATTGTTAATAAGTTGTATTAAGGTGGTAATATGTAGATTATCAATTAAAAAAGTAATGAGGTTTAAGTTGGATACTTATATTATAAATATAGTGTATGAGGTTACAGTCTGTCTCATTCCTTTTATCTTTGATGTATAATGTCAATCTAAACTTACAGTTGTGAAAAAAATATTTCTTCTTATCGCATTGTCGATATTTATTACTTCAATGCAAGCTCAGCTTAAGCTTCCTAATTTTTTTAGCGATCATATGGTCCTTCAGCGAAACAAGCCTATTTCGGTTTGGGGATGGGGTGATAAAGGATCGGTTGTTACCATCGAAATAAATGGTTCAACAGTTAATACTACAGTTGGTGAAAATGGTAAATGGTTTGCTTATGTACCGTCTATTAAAGCAGGAGGGCCATTTGAATTGAAAATATCAGAGACTCATTCTGATCCTATTATTTATACTGATGTAATGATTGGTGATGTTTGGTTTGCTTCTGGCCAGTCAAATATGGAGTGGCAGGTCCAACAGGCAGATGGTGCTGATAAAGAAATTCCAAATGCTTTAAATAACAACATTCGCTTATGTCAGATACCTCACGCGGTTAGTTTAAAACCTTTAGATAATACGCTGGAAGCAAATTGGAAAATTTGTGACTCAACCAGTGTAAAAGAGTTTTCGGCTGTAGCTTATTATTTCGCTAAAAATATTCAGCCTGAAATTGGTGTTACAGTTGGATTGATTCAAAGTTCGTGGGGAGGAACTCCGGTTGAAGCATGGACAAGTACAGATATGTTGCAATCAATTGCCTTTGGTCGAAAATTGGTTGCAAAGGCAGATACAATTACTTATGCTGATTTGCAAAAGGATACTGTGGATTTAGATACTTTTTGGGATATTGTGTATAATCCTTCAAATAAAATTGATTCTATTATTGCAAATCCTGCTTATGATGATACAGACTGGAGAGAAGTTGCTATTCCTGGTGTTATGAAAGATTGGGAGCCTGATTTTTATGAAGGCATGATTTGGCTTCGTAAAAAGGTTGAACTGAAAAAGGCTTATGCTGAAAAGGATCTAACTATTAATTTAGGGCATCCCGAAATGAATTATTCTTTGTATTTCAATGGTGTTGAAGTTTGTAAAAATCAATGGAATGCTAATTTAAAACATACCTATACTATTCCTGCCAGTTTGGTTAAAAAAGGCGATAATGTGATCGCAATTCGTGTTGCTGCTCTCTGGGGTGGTGGCGGCTTGAATGCTCCGGGAGATGATATTTATTTAACTAATGATAAAAAGAAAATTAGTCTGGTTGGAAATTGGATGTATAAAAAGGATTTAGAACAACGAATACCTAAGATACAATACTATCAGACTTATGCATCTTTTCTTAACAATGCTATGATACATCCTGTACAGCCTTATAGTGTGAAAGGTTTTTTATGGTATCAGGGAGAGCATAACGAAGGAGAGGCTTATATGTATCGTAAGATGTTACCTTTAATGATTAATGATTGGCGGATTAAGTGGAAACAAGGAAATCTTCCTTTTGTATTGGTTCAGTTGCCTAATTATATGAAAGTTGATGATGAACCGGCTGATGGGAAATGGGCTGTTTTACGTGAGTCGCAGACTGAAGTCTTAAATTTACCCAATACATATTTAACTTGTATTATCGATTGTGGTACAGGTGATAATATACATCCTACTAATAAGACAGTAGTTGGAGAGCGATTAGCAAAAGTTGTTGTTGATAATGTATACGGAAAAGATATTGTTTCGTCAGGTCCTGTAATGGATTCATTTTCGATAGATGGGAATAAGATTGTTGTCGATTATAAAGGGACTGATGATTTGAAAATTAAAGGAGAAGGTGAATTGAAAGGTTTTGCTATTGCAGGTGAGGATCAGCAGTTTTATTGGGCTAATGCTACTATAAAAGGTAATCAGGTTGTTCTTACTTCTGATCAAGTTGGTAAGCCGGTAGCAGTGCGTTATGCATGGGGAAATAATCCTATCTGTAATTTGGTAAATTCGGATGATTTGCCTGCATTACCATTCCGCACAGATAATTGGAAGGTAATAACTCAACCAAAATAGAAAAAGTAAGCAGTGCTTCATAATAAATGTAGCACTGCTTATTTTATCCCAGTCATACATTTATAGAGTTTCTATAGCCGCTTTAAAACTTTTGGTTACTTTTTCTGCTGCAGGAATAAGTTCCGGATTTCCCAATGTACCCATAACTATAGTAGGGTCAATCATTACAACTTCTGTTGTTTGTTCATCTATGTATTTAATTAGCACTTTGCAAGGGAGAAATAATCCAATATTTTCTTCAGCCTGAATCGTTTCATATGCCAATTGGGGGTTGCACGCTCCCAGTAATCTATAGGGTTTAGCATTGGAATCGACTCCTTTTTCAATAAACTTTTGATGTAAATCTAGTTCGGTAACAATACCAAATTTTTCATCTGCTAGCGCTTTTTTTACTTTTATTGTAGCTTCTTCAAAGCTTATTTTTAGGGTTTTGCTAAAATAATATTTGTCCATCTCCTGACTGTTTAAATTAGAAACTATAAATGTGAGAACGATTAGCAATAAGGTTATTATCTTTTTCATAATAGAATTGCTTTAGTTACTGTCTTTAAACAATCAAAAAGAACATATGTTTAAATCTATATATGATTGAGGCGTATATAAAAAAAGCCTCGAAGAAAAATCTCCAAGGCTTTGTAGTAGCGGGGGCCCGACTCGAACGGACGTCCGCCTTGGGCGGATATGAGCTTAGCTGTATCTTTCGCGGATCAACCACCAAATCTCTTTTCTTGATTTAGCATTCTTCAGCTATTTTTCTCTTAGTAATGCTTCAGATTTTGATTAAAATTTTTCGGGAAATAAGAATTTACCAATGCCTGTATTTAATTGTATAACCTTTCGTGGCTAGTTTATTATTAGAAAGTAGTTGTTCGAAATTGGAAGAAGATCTGATGTGAAATTTTGGATTTAGGAGAGTATAATACGTAAGTCGTAAATATTAAGGTAATAAAAAAAAGCCTCGAAGAAAAATCTCCAAGACTTTGTAGTAGCGGGGGGCCGACTCGAACGGACGTCCGCCTTGGGCGGATATGAGCCTAGCTGTATCTTTCACTGATCAACCACCAAATCTCTTTTCTTGATTTAGCTTGCTTCAGCTGTTTTTCTCTTATTAATGCTTCTGATTTAGATTTAAAATTTTCTGTAAAAAGAACTTCCCAAGGTCTGTATTTAATTGTATAACCTTTTGTGGCTAATTTATTATGAGAGAGTAGTCTTTTTTCAAAATTGGAAGAGAATCCGATGTAAAATTCTTGAAATTGGGAGAGTATAGTACGTAAGTCGTAAATATTAAGGTAATAAAAAAAAGCCTCGAAGAAAAATCTCCAAGGCTTTGTAGTAGCGGGGGCCCGACTCGAACGGACGACCTTTGGGTTATGAGCCCAACGAGCTACCAACTGCTCCACCCCGCAATATATCTTAAACAATGTGTTGTCTTTGTTATTGCGGGTGCAAATATAGAGGTAATAAAGTTAATGTGCAAATTAAATTTTTAAAAAAGTAACATGTCATCAATGGTGTTGATGTTTTTTAGTTGAACTAATAAACAGATAAATCATTGTAAATGATTTGATAATAATGACATGTTAGTTATGTATTAAAGGTGATGATTCAATGAGAATTTTTTGCATTTGGGAGAGAATAGTATGTAGATGGTAAGTAGTGTTATCAGGGATTTGCATTTGAGTTTGTCATGATAATTACAAACCAGTTATTCATATTGTAGTCGAAGATTGCTCAATGTTTCTTCAATATTTACTCAATTATTTTCGAGAAAATATTACTGAATAAATGATGGAATATTAGTATGAACTATAGTTAAATTGGTGTATTGTGCTTGTATGAAATTATGCCAAGATCTAGAAAATGTACCTGATACTGTTTCATCTCTAATTCCAGATATCGAAATAAAAAAGCCTTGAAGAAAATCTCCAAGGCTTTGTAGTAGCGGGGGCCCGACTCGAACGGACGTCCGCCTTGGGCGGATATGAGCCTAGCTGTATCTTTCACTGATCAACAACCAAATCTCTTTTCTTGATTTAGCTTGCTTCAGCTGTTTTTCTCTTATTAATGCTTCTGATTTAGATTTAAAATTTTCTGTAAAAAGAACTTCCCAAGGTCTGTATTTAATTGTATAACCTTTTGTGGCTAATTTATTATGAGAGAGTAGTCTTTTTTCAAAATTGGAAGAGAATCCGATGTAAATTTTCTTGAAATTGGGAGAGTATAGTACGTAAGTAGTAAACAATATTCTAATTTTTCATTTCTACCTCAATATACCTAATA includes:
- a CDS encoding prolyl oligopeptidase family serine peptidase gives rise to the protein MKKTVFLFILPLITSIASAQKSVDCKQWNISDITQMYIPAFDNQNSVDNKPFDIADVLKNAESVEAIKLNAWKSTTINTDSTLTSINKENQLVWLEGFVSSNQYTKASINISSNGLYEIYLDGKKIKTHSKTSDETIKTEATLTNGKHQVLIKVLSTDKNLKFAASVSTKSDNTQLSWSTNKQREISINDVLDGEYIQSAKISPSGKYLIISEGNVIAGSGKRQSSMQIYDIAAGKNLYSYPTAGLSLAQWLPNSDKISYIRKEGDYSSICLLDVTNKIETVVAKGIEDLGRITWSPTEDYVIFSRIKEADKVGHHKRIFGNDDRLPYFRTRSFLYKLSLKSGTIQPLTTGYLSTNLHDIKPDGSSILFSSSKMDYTVVPFSKQTLFEMNMQTMQLDTIWKDKLYSGRCQYSPDGSQLLVSGSPETFGELGVDVQNDHQPNSYDGQLYIYDLITKKADPITKKFDPSVGSAIWKSANEVYFTASNKDLVQLYQYNIKTKTFKTITTPVEVISQIDFAKKGTMAVFNGTSITTPEKLFTINLKKGDSKQIAFPKAEKFSEITLGKTERWDFENKNGTNITGTVYYPINYDPAKKYPLIVYYYGGTSPTSRSFGGRYPKNIWAANGYMVYVLQPSGATGFGQSFSALHVNGWGTDAIDDIIDGTKKFLKDHPTADANNVGCIGASYGGFTTMMLQTRTDIFKTAIAHAGISDISSYWGEGYWGYSYSAGATKNSYPWNRRDIYVDNSPLFNADKFQNSILLLHGTADTNVPVGESLQYYAALKILDKNVEMILIDGEDHHILDYDKRIQWHNTIISWFDKMLKDQPAQWNELYPDKNL
- a CDS encoding outer membrane beta-barrel protein; the encoded protein is MKRNLIILICLIFTSGVFAQSFDTSKLRGGVGLVYASDINNIGITFNGVYSFTDQWEGAVGFTHIFKKDNVRYNVLDFDAHYVFYNENESFSLYGLAGLGITFWKVEGGNYWGVPIPDVTGSDVGLNLGVGGNYALTDRLNLAPEIRFTIMDGSYARLGATIQYRF
- a CDS encoding sialate O-acetylesterase, with protein sequence MKKIFLLIALSIFITSMQAQLKLPNFFSDHMVLQRNKPISVWGWGDKGSVVTIEINGSTVNTTVGENGKWFAYVPSIKAGGPFELKISETHSDPIIYTDVMIGDVWFASGQSNMEWQVQQADGADKEIPNALNNNIRLCQIPHAVSLKPLDNTLEANWKICDSTSVKEFSAVAYYFAKNIQPEIGVTVGLIQSSWGGTPVEAWTSTDMLQSIAFGRKLVAKADTITYADLQKDTVDLDTFWDIVYNPSNKIDSIIANPAYDDTDWREVAIPGVMKDWEPDFYEGMIWLRKKVELKKAYAEKDLTINLGHPEMNYSLYFNGVEVCKNQWNANLKHTYTIPASLVKKGDNVIAIRVAALWGGGGLNAPGDDIYLTNDKKKISLVGNWMYKKDLEQRIPKIQYYQTYASFLNNAMIHPVQPYSVKGFLWYQGEHNEGEAYMYRKMLPLMINDWRIKWKQGNLPFVLVQLPNYMKVDDEPADGKWAVLRESQTEVLNLPNTYLTCIIDCGTGDNIHPTNKTVVGERLAKVVVDNVYGKDIVSSGPVMDSFSIDGNKIVVDYKGTDDLKIKGEGELKGFAIAGEDQQFYWANATIKGNQVVLTSDQVGKPVAVRYAWGNNPICNLVNSDDLPALPFRTDNWKVITQPK
- a CDS encoding DUF302 domain-containing protein — its product is MKKIITLLLIVLTFIVSNLNSQEMDKYYFSKTLKISFEEATIKVKKALADEKFGIVTELDLHQKFIEKGVDSNAKPYRLLGACNPQLAYETIQAEENIGLFLPCKVLIKYIDEQTTEVVMIDPTIVMGTLGNPELIPAAEKVTKSFKAAIETL